The following proteins are encoded in a genomic region of Corythoichthys intestinalis isolate RoL2023-P3 chromosome 5, ASM3026506v1, whole genome shotgun sequence:
- the slc35b4 gene encoding UDP-xylose and UDP-N-acetylglucosamine transporter isoform X2 produces the protein MGTVFAIILVFVGCCSNVVTLELLVREFPGAGNIITFSQFVFIALEGFIFETRCGTKRPVIPINNYVIMVTMFFTVSVVNNYALNFNIAMPLHMIFRSGSLIANMILGIIILKKRYPASKYLSIALVSAGIFICTIMSAKQVNMANEGSEEQGFYAFMRWLVGIAMLTFALLMSARMGIFQETLYKKHGKHSKEALFYNHFLPLPGFLLLSTDIYSHCVHFSQSTPVLVPVIQLNLPIMWLYLFVNVITQYVCIRGVFILTTECTSLTVTLVVTLRKFLSLIFSIIYFQNPFTPWHWVGTAVVFVGTLLYTEVLSSITVARKKAE, from the exons ATGGGCACCGTTTTTGCCATTATTCTTGTGTTTGTCGGATGTTGTAGCAATGTGGTGACTCTGGAGCTGCTTGTCAG AGAGTTCCCAGGAGCTGGCAACATCATCACATTTTCACAGTTTGTTTTCATTGCTTTGGAGGGATTCATTTTCGAAACACGTTGTGGTACCAAGAGGCCTGTCATCCCTATCAA CAACTATGTGATAATGGTGACTATGTTCTTCACGGTCAGCGTGGTCAACAACTATGCTCTCAACTTCAACATTGCGATGCCACTACACATGATCTTCAGATCG GGATCTCTCATTGCCAACATGATTCTGGGTATCATCATCTTGAAGAAAAG GTATCCAGCCAgcaaatatttgtccattgctttaGTTTCCGCCGGCATCTTTATCTGCACTATCATGTCAGCAAAGCAAGTG AATATGGCCAACGAGGGTTCAGAAGAGCAAGGATTTTATGCCTTCATGCGCTGGCTTGTAG GAATCGCCATGTTGACATTTGCTCTGCTCATGTCAGCGCGGATGGGAATTTTCCAGGAGACGTTGTACAAGAAGCACGGAAAACACTCCAAAGAGGCACTTTTTTATAAT CACTTCCTGCCTCTGCCGGGCTTCCTGCTACTCTCCACGGATATCTACAGCCACTGTGTCCACTTCAGTCAGAGCA CCCCTGTGCTCGTTCCTGTTATCCAATTGAACCTTCCTATTATGTGGCTCTACCTTTTCGTCAACGTCATCACACA GTATGTGTGCATCCGTGGCGTGTTCATCCTGACCACCGAGTGCACCTCGCTCACCGTCACACTGGTGGTGACTTTGAGGAAGTTCCTGAGCCTCATATTCTCCATTATATACTTCCAAAACCCCTTCACACCGTGGCATTGGGTGGGAACCGCTGTGGTATTCGTGGGCACGCTGCTCTATACCGAAGTGTTGAGCAGCATCACGGTGGCGAGAAAGAAGGCCGAGTGA
- the slc35b4 gene encoding UDP-xylose and UDP-N-acetylglucosamine transporter isoform X1, protein MKRLYFLVLLKYRIYRHGQNYVGHREEFREFPGAGNIITFSQFVFIALEGFIFETRCGTKRPVIPINNYVIMVTMFFTVSVVNNYALNFNIAMPLHMIFRSGSLIANMILGIIILKKRYPASKYLSIALVSAGIFICTIMSAKQVNMANEGSEEQGFYAFMRWLVGIAMLTFALLMSARMGIFQETLYKKHGKHSKEALFYNHFLPLPGFLLLSTDIYSHCVHFSQSTPVLVPVIQLNLPIMWLYLFVNVITQYVCIRGVFILTTECTSLTVTLVVTLRKFLSLIFSIIYFQNPFTPWHWVGTAVVFVGTLLYTEVLSSITVARKKAE, encoded by the exons atgaaaagactatattttcttgttttattaaagtaccgaatttaccgacatggtcaaaattacgtcggtcatcgtgaagaatttcg AGAGTTCCCAGGAGCTGGCAACATCATCACATTTTCACAGTTTGTTTTCATTGCTTTGGAGGGATTCATTTTCGAAACACGTTGTGGTACCAAGAGGCCTGTCATCCCTATCAA CAACTATGTGATAATGGTGACTATGTTCTTCACGGTCAGCGTGGTCAACAACTATGCTCTCAACTTCAACATTGCGATGCCACTACACATGATCTTCAGATCG GGATCTCTCATTGCCAACATGATTCTGGGTATCATCATCTTGAAGAAAAG GTATCCAGCCAgcaaatatttgtccattgctttaGTTTCCGCCGGCATCTTTATCTGCACTATCATGTCAGCAAAGCAAGTG AATATGGCCAACGAGGGTTCAGAAGAGCAAGGATTTTATGCCTTCATGCGCTGGCTTGTAG GAATCGCCATGTTGACATTTGCTCTGCTCATGTCAGCGCGGATGGGAATTTTCCAGGAGACGTTGTACAAGAAGCACGGAAAACACTCCAAAGAGGCACTTTTTTATAAT CACTTCCTGCCTCTGCCGGGCTTCCTGCTACTCTCCACGGATATCTACAGCCACTGTGTCCACTTCAGTCAGAGCA CCCCTGTGCTCGTTCCTGTTATCCAATTGAACCTTCCTATTATGTGGCTCTACCTTTTCGTCAACGTCATCACACA GTATGTGTGCATCCGTGGCGTGTTCATCCTGACCACCGAGTGCACCTCGCTCACCGTCACACTGGTGGTGACTTTGAGGAAGTTCCTGAGCCTCATATTCTCCATTATATACTTCCAAAACCCCTTCACACCGTGGCATTGGGTGGGAACCGCTGTGGTATTCGTGGGCACGCTGCTCTATACCGAAGTGTTGAGCAGCATCACGGTGGCGAGAAAGAAGGCCGAGTGA
- the LOC130916527 gene encoding vesicle transport protein GOT1B, protein MITLTDSQKIGMGLTGFGVFFLIFGMMLFFDKALLAIGNILFVSGLSFVIGLERTFRFFFQRHKAKATSFFLGGVFAVLIGWPIIGVLLEIYGFFLLFRGFFPVAVGFIRRIPVLGSLLSLPGIRTLVDKIGESNNMV, encoded by the exons ATGATCACACTCACAGACTCGCAAA AAATCGGAATGGGACTGACGGGGTTTGGCgtgtttttcctcatttttgGAATGATGCTCTTTTTTGACAAAGCTCTTTTGGCCATTGGAAAT ATTCTCTTTGTCTCGGGTTTGTCTTTTGTCATCGGCCTGGAGCGAACATTTCGATTCTTCTTCCAGAGACACAAAGCCAAAGCCACCAGCTTCTTCCTGGGAGGAGTGTTTGCTGTTCTGATTGGCTGGCCTATCATTGGCGTTCTTCTTGAGATCTACGGCTTCTTCCTTTTATTTAG GGGATTCTTCCCAGTGGCTGTGGGTTTTATCAGACGAATCCCGGTGCTCGGCTCTCTGCTCAGTTTACCAGGGATCAGGACT CTGGTGGATAAAATTGGTGAGAGCAACAACATGGTATAA